The genomic stretch TGTATCGTATTCGGACGATACCTGCGGCTTTGCGTATGGCGTTTCGCAAGTCTAATCATGAAGCAAGCAAGTGGATAGATGACATTGTGGAAATGTCGATGCTTGCCCGAAGAGAAGGGGTTCTCTCCCTTGAGCATAAAGTAATGGAACATTCTAATGATTTTTTAAAAAATGGAATTCAAATGGTCGTCGATGGAACTGACCAACCTGTGGTCCAGCAAATTATGGAGCTCGAAATTGATGCCATAGAACAGAAGCATGATCATTACGCCAAAATTTTTGAATCTGCCGGTGCCTATGCACCAACGATGGGAATCATCGGCACTGTGATGGGATTGGTACAGGTTCTTGGAAGCCTCACCGATCCTACGGAGCTAGGTCCTTCCATTGCTGTTGCTTTCATCGCTACTTTATATGGCGTCGCAAGTGCCAATCTCATCTTTCTGCCGATTGCATCCAAAATCAGAGCAAAAAGCGAAGAAGAAACCTCTACTCTAGAAATGCTTTTAGAAGGCATACTATCTGTTCAGAATGGGGAGAATGCTTTGCTTGTTCGGAAGAAACTCGAAACCTATGCCCTAAAACATGAGTTTCCGGAAATGAACAGAAAGGAAAAAGCTCATGAGACAGCGGAATAGGCATAGTCGCCTCATTCGAACAAGACAGACGCGAGCAAGTAACCCCGGCGCTTCCCATGACCGCTGGATGATTACCTATGCTGATCTAATCACTCTTTTACTTATTTTTTTCATCATGTTATATGCAATGAGCAGACTCGATGCCAATAAATATGAAGATATCACGAACTCGCTGCAAACCACATTCCAAAATTCAAACCATATTCTGGAGGGAAATGAAGGGATCACAGGAGATAAACCTTCTCCCGGACAACAGAATTCAGGCGGCAGTGCAGTGCAGTCCGGTGATCCTAATAACGAAAACCCTGAATCTGAAAAAATAGAATCGGCTCATGAAGCAGCTTTTCGAGCTCAGGAGAAAGAACTCCAGCAATTACTCAGCCAGATTGAGGGATACATAGAAGATCACAATCTGACAGAAATGATCTTTGTAGAGGACAAGCCGCAAGGGATATCAATTACGCTCAGCGAACGTTTTTTATTCCGCAGCGGTAATGCTAAACTGATGGATGGATCTTCTCCCGTACTACATCAGTTAGCCAGCTTGTTCAGAGATTTGGGCATGAATATTTCCATCGAAGGACATACGGATAACATGCCCATTGGTAATAGCTCCACTTATAAAGACAACTGGGAATTATCCGGTGCAAGAGCCCTGTCCGTATTACGTTATTTTATGGACGAGGAAGGTCTGGAATCGGATCATTTCCAGTATGCAGGTTATGCCGATACTCGCCCTGCCGAGGACAACAGCACGGAAGAAGGCAGACAAAAGAACCGCCGGGTTGAAATTACCGTACTACGGCAGCTTCAAGAATAAGTCAGAAACAGCCATTCCCTTTTAAGAGTTACTAGGTCACGTTATATGAAACAAAA from Paenibacillus polygoni encodes the following:
- a CDS encoding flagellar motor protein, giving the protein MDIATLIGLIAGAVAIIGGFLWEGGQLTGLFQFTAALIVFGGTIAAILISYPMYRIRTIPAALRMAFRKSNHEASKWIDDIVEMSMLARREGVLSLEHKVMEHSNDFLKNGIQMVVDGTDQPVVQQIMELEIDAIEQKHDHYAKIFESAGAYAPTMGIIGTVMGLVQVLGSLTDPTELGPSIAVAFIATLYGVASANLIFLPIASKIRAKSEEETSTLEMLLEGILSVQNGENALLVRKKLETYALKHEFPEMNRKEKAHETAE
- a CDS encoding flagellar motor protein MotB — its product is MRQRNRHSRLIRTRQTRASNPGASHDRWMITYADLITLLLIFFIMLYAMSRLDANKYEDITNSLQTTFQNSNHILEGNEGITGDKPSPGQQNSGGSAVQSGDPNNENPESEKIESAHEAAFRAQEKELQQLLSQIEGYIEDHNLTEMIFVEDKPQGISITLSERFLFRSGNAKLMDGSSPVLHQLASLFRDLGMNISIEGHTDNMPIGNSSTYKDNWELSGARALSVLRYFMDEEGLESDHFQYAGYADTRPAEDNSTEEGRQKNRRVEITVLRQLQE